A window of the Nisaea acidiphila genome harbors these coding sequences:
- a CDS encoding type II toxin-antitoxin system RelE/ParE family toxin: MAGFSLSRRADEDVARLYRYGIETFGLTQADRYFDGLWDHFRRIAAAPELYQAVDHVRPGYRRSVYGAHAIYYRVVEGGVRVERVLGREDPSVLV; this comes from the coding sequence ATGGCCGGCTTTAGTCTCAGCCGCCGCGCCGACGAGGATGTCGCGCGGCTCTATCGCTACGGCATCGAGACATTCGGGCTCACCCAGGCGGATCGCTATTTCGATGGGCTTTGGGACCATTTCCGCCGGATCGCCGCAGCGCCCGAGCTGTATCAGGCGGTGGACCATGTCAGGCCCGGATACCGGCGCAGCGTCTATGGTGCGCACGCGATCTACTATCGGGTGGTGGAAGGCGGAGTCCGGGTTGAGCGTGTGCTCGGGCGCGAGGATCCGTCCGTACTGGTCTGA
- a CDS encoding PH domain-containing protein — MAITKYAKAQLVSGENIMAAARIHWIVFLRPLPFLAFGSLFVLASIGIKAAPDPDKVDPGAILGFAGGAMILVALFVGISSFIAWACTELVLTNRRVIAKFGFIRRKAVEMDMRRVEGINLDQSILGRILDYGSIEVRGTGGGISPIPGIASPGRFKKVLDQRVSEVVDGAVMSTSD, encoded by the coding sequence ATGGCCATTACGAAATACGCGAAGGCGCAGTTGGTGAGCGGTGAAAACATCATGGCGGCGGCGAGAATTCACTGGATTGTTTTCTTGAGGCCGTTGCCGTTCCTCGCCTTCGGGAGTCTGTTTGTCTTGGCCTCGATCGGCATCAAAGCTGCTCCTGATCCCGACAAGGTAGACCCCGGCGCCATACTCGGCTTCGCGGGTGGTGCCATGATCCTGGTCGCCCTGTTCGTCGGCATATCCTCCTTCATTGCCTGGGCCTGTACGGAACTTGTTTTGACCAACCGCCGCGTGATCGCGAAATTCGGATTCATTCGGCGCAAGGCAGTCGAGATGGATATGCGGCGGGTCGAGGGCATCAATCTCGACCAAAGCATCCTCGGGCGTATCCTCGACTATGGATCCATCGAGGTTCGCGGGACCGGAGGCGGCATCTCGCCGATCCCGGGCATTGCATCGCCGGGAAGGTTCAAGAAAGTCCTGGATCAAAGAGTTTCCGAGGTCGTCGACGGGGCGGTAATGTCCACGAGCGACTGA
- a CDS encoding beta-1,3-glucanase family protein, whose translation MAPHAASEETQRLAMASPRLLQPANDGSGRAGRQLASTTPAVSYTLKITNNNATLIPSPYVTFTSTGMSYTDSQGATKQISAYTSVPLSDIQNAEITVSSTAIGGDFYISDKKLQYRNSSGDCADLSSGHPVAPSPVSPTDCNIDTRWQFVEVGGDYDLTYINLFSVPLALTVGGTQYGNATAAEISALKTALGNLTEPAGAAIHKDSNGNFIRAVSPANAGSPDSKLLKEYPSFASYLANRFTLPESGGHFSAIKIDNTYSGPGVTNANSVCTVNDKAFQTQDYSATAYYISLGGERKYLSLLWIFGSADKVGDFAITGVRLREDMSGVAACGGSTGPSYCYTTQVRPEDLNQAFYTAVMSYTVDNESCPAFSQMLPIHAPKIVDTVESNGANDVFSTVVRDFLVGFAGGFVGSPTAAPQNPTGAATYGTMTSGEWSSLSTELFGGLQPHHSYYNPWGAAIYGTFNSEVYGFQYSDYFSGPLGNPLMQVNAGDTVEITILDESQ comes from the coding sequence ATGGCACCGCACGCCGCATCCGAGGAAACGCAACGGCTCGCCATGGCTTCCCCCCGCCTCTTGCAGCCGGCGAATGACGGATCCGGGCGGGCCGGACGCCAACTCGCGAGCACGACGCCGGCGGTTTCCTATACGCTGAAAATCACCAACAACAACGCCACCCTCATTCCGTCTCCCTACGTCACCTTCACCTCGACCGGAATGAGCTATACCGACAGCCAGGGGGCCACGAAGCAGATCTCCGCCTACACATCGGTTCCGTTGAGCGACATTCAGAATGCGGAGATCACCGTCTCCAGCACGGCCATCGGCGGCGACTTCTACATCTCGGACAAGAAGCTTCAGTACCGTAACAGCAGCGGGGACTGTGCCGACCTCTCCTCGGGTCATCCCGTCGCGCCGTCGCCGGTCAGTCCGACCGATTGCAACATCGACACGCGATGGCAATTCGTCGAAGTCGGCGGCGATTACGACCTCACCTATATCAATCTGTTCTCGGTGCCGCTGGCCCTCACGGTCGGGGGCACGCAATACGGCAACGCCACCGCGGCCGAGATCAGCGCGCTGAAAACGGCCCTCGGAAACCTCACCGAACCGGCCGGCGCAGCTATTCACAAGGATTCGAACGGCAATTTCATACGCGCCGTCAGCCCCGCGAATGCAGGCAGCCCCGACAGCAAGCTGCTCAAGGAATATCCGTCCTTCGCCTCCTATCTGGCGAACAGGTTCACACTGCCCGAATCCGGCGGTCATTTCTCCGCGATCAAGATCGACAACACATACAGCGGGCCGGGCGTGACCAACGCAAACTCCGTCTGCACGGTCAACGACAAGGCGTTCCAGACCCAGGACTACTCCGCAACCGCCTACTACATTTCCCTTGGCGGCGAGCGGAAATACCTGTCCCTGCTCTGGATCTTCGGCAGCGCGGACAAGGTGGGCGATTTCGCGATAACGGGGGTCCGGCTGCGTGAGGACATGTCCGGAGTAGCGGCCTGCGGCGGCAGCACCGGCCCGAGCTATTGCTACACCACCCAAGTGCGACCGGAGGACCTGAACCAGGCCTTCTATACCGCGGTAATGTCCTACACGGTGGACAACGAATCCTGCCCGGCTTTCTCGCAGATGCTGCCGATCCACGCCCCGAAGATCGTCGACACCGTCGAAAGCAACGGTGCGAACGACGTCTTCTCCACTGTCGTGCGCGATTTTCTGGTCGGTTTCGCCGGAGGTTTCGTCGGAAGCCCGACCGCCGCCCCGCAAAATCCAACCGGCGCGGCGACTTACGGCACGATGACCAGCGGCGAGTGGTCCAGCCTCTCGACGGAGTTGTTCGGCGGGTTGCAGCCCCACCACAGCTACTACAATCCGTGGGGCGCAGCCATCTACGGAACCTTCAACAGCGAAGTCTACGGCTTCCAGTATTCCGACTATTTCTCGGGACCGCTCGGAAATCCGCTGATGCAGGTGAATGCAGGAGACACGGTCGAGATCACGATCCTCGACGAAAGCCAGTAA
- a CDS encoding ASKHA domain-containing protein, translated as MSEAGSASDTSTDVPEDVYVVFTPSGRRGFVPPGTTVLDAARALGVDLDSVCGGRSMCGRCQIQLSEGEFAKFQITSRAEAISPATKSELRYADKRGLKPGRRLGCNAQVLAHCVIDIPPESQVHRQVVRKRAEVRDIEIRPVTHLHYVEVREPDLHDQSSDFRRLCECLREQWPNWGIADDISCDYAVLTTLQKALREGAWKVTVALREGNRVVGVWPGFRERIYGLAVDIGSTTMSGHLCDLATGKVLSSAGTMNPQIRFGEDLMSRVSYVMMNPGGEEEMTRVVREAVNYLATQTAAEIGAGSDEIVDLVFVGNPVMHHLMLGIDPTELGGAPFALTVDTAVELTAAELDLYLHPGARVYALPCIAGHVGADTAAVVLSETPYKNDEITLIVDVGTNAEIVLGNRDHLLACSSPTGPAFEGAQISSGQRAAPGAIERVRIDPATLEPSFQIIGSDRWSDEEGFEESAEEIGGISGICGSGIIEAIGEMFLAGMITTDGVIDRSLAEKSDRIFADGRTFSYRLSETVSVTQTDVRSIQLAKAALYAGARLLMDRRGVDAVDRVVLAGAFGSHIDPKYAMVLGMIPDCDLANVTSVGNAAGTGARIALLNGQARREIEWVVRTIEKVETAVEPRFQEHFVGAMALPHKTDPYARLRAAVKLPEPRSLTGGDGEGGGRRRRRRG; from the coding sequence ATGTCAGAAGCCGGTTCCGCCAGCGACACTTCCACAGACGTTCCCGAAGACGTCTATGTCGTCTTCACGCCCTCGGGGCGGCGCGGCTTCGTGCCGCCTGGCACCACCGTGCTGGACGCGGCCCGCGCGCTCGGGGTCGATCTCGATTCCGTCTGTGGCGGCCGCTCGATGTGCGGGCGCTGCCAGATCCAGCTCTCCGAGGGCGAGTTCGCCAAGTTCCAGATCACCTCGCGCGCCGAGGCGATCAGCCCGGCGACCAAATCCGAGCTGCGCTATGCCGACAAGCGCGGGCTGAAGCCCGGCCGCCGGCTCGGCTGCAACGCCCAGGTGCTGGCCCATTGCGTCATCGACATCCCGCCGGAAAGCCAGGTGCACCGCCAGGTGGTGCGCAAGCGCGCCGAGGTCCGGGACATCGAAATCCGCCCGGTCACCCACCTGCATTATGTCGAGGTCCGCGAGCCGGACCTGCACGACCAGTCGAGCGATTTCCGCCGGCTCTGCGAGTGCCTGCGCGAGCAATGGCCGAACTGGGGCATCGCCGACGACATCTCCTGCGACTACGCCGTCCTCACCACGCTGCAGAAGGCGCTGCGCGAGGGCGCGTGGAAAGTCACCGTCGCACTCCGCGAGGGCAATAGGGTGGTCGGCGTCTGGCCCGGCTTCCGCGAGCGGATCTACGGCCTTGCCGTGGATATCGGCTCGACCACCATGTCCGGCCATCTCTGCGACCTCGCGACCGGCAAGGTGCTCTCCTCCGCCGGGACGATGAACCCGCAGATCCGCTTCGGCGAGGACCTGATGAGCCGGGTCTCCTACGTGATGATGAATCCCGGCGGCGAGGAGGAGATGACCCGCGTGGTGCGCGAGGCGGTGAATTACCTCGCGACCCAGACCGCGGCCGAGATCGGCGCCGGCTCGGACGAGATCGTCGACCTGGTCTTCGTCGGCAACCCGGTGATGCATCACCTGATGCTCGGCATCGATCCGACGGAGCTCGGCGGCGCGCCCTTTGCGCTGACCGTCGACACCGCCGTCGAGCTGACCGCGGCCGAGCTCGACCTCTATCTCCATCCGGGCGCGCGGGTCTATGCCCTGCCCTGCATCGCCGGCCATGTCGGCGCCGACACCGCCGCCGTGGTGCTCTCCGAGACGCCCTACAAGAACGACGAGATCACCCTGATCGTCGATGTCGGCACCAATGCCGAGATCGTGCTCGGCAACCGCGACCATCTGCTGGCCTGCTCCAGCCCGACGGGCCCGGCCTTCGAGGGGGCGCAGATCTCCAGCGGCCAGCGCGCCGCCCCCGGCGCCATCGAGCGCGTGCGGATCGATCCCGCCACCCTGGAGCCCAGTTTCCAGATCATCGGTTCCGACCGCTGGTCCGACGAGGAGGGCTTCGAGGAGTCTGCCGAGGAGATCGGCGGCATCAGCGGGATCTGCGGCTCCGGCATCATCGAGGCGATCGGCGAGATGTTCCTCGCCGGCATGATCACCACCGACGGCGTGATCGACCGCAGCCTCGCAGAGAAGTCCGACCGCATCTTCGCCGACGGCCGCACCTTCTCCTACCGGCTCTCCGAGACCGTCTCGGTGACCCAGACCGACGTGCGCTCGATCCAGCTCGCCAAGGCCGCGCTCTATGCCGGCGCCCGCCTGCTGATGGACCGCCGCGGCGTCGACGCGGTCGACCGCGTGGTCCTCGCCGGCGCCTTCGGCAGCCATATCGACCCGAAATACGCCATGGTCCTCGGCATGATCCCGGACTGCGATCTCGCCAACGTCACCTCGGTCGGCAACGCCGCCGGCACCGGCGCCCGCATCGCGCTGCTGAACGGCCAGGCCCGGCGCGAGATCGAATGGGTGGTGCGCACCATCGAGAAGGTGGAAACCGCCGTCGAGCCGCGCTTCCAGGAACATTTCGTCGGCGCCATGGCGCTGCCGCACAAGACGGATCCGTATGCAAGGCTGCGCGCGGCGGTGAAGCTGCCAGAGCCGCGGAGCCTTACGGGCGGGGACGGAGAAGGCGGCGGACGGCGGAGACGGCGGCGGGGGTAG
- a CDS encoding CobW family GTP-binding protein: MTETPIPVTLLTGFLGSGKSTLLTRILRDPRFSDTAVVVNEFGEVGLDGFLVEHSVEQTVEMTSGCLCCTIRGDVRETLMSLHRRRQEGRIPAFERLIIETTGLADPAPVIHTLISEPRLARRYMLGGIVTTVDITTAEMTLENFEEGVKQIAVADRIVLTKTDMAKDPASRSDLAALQDWIARLNPGAPVLDRHAPGFDLRRLFDTSLYDPRTKSMDVQKWLNEEAYAAGEGAPGAAHDHEHHHHDHGHHHHGHDHHHDHGHHHHGHDHHHDHDHQHDINRHGADIEAFSLVLDEPISSAAFTLGLDLLLSRKGADILRVKGILNIRERPGTPVVIHGVQHIFHDAVQLDAWPGDDRRSRIVFITRGLSRDTVATFFDALQSLTPGTDRAEAGQAEAGQAEAGRAGTE; encoded by the coding sequence ATGACGGAGACCCCGATCCCGGTGACCCTGCTGACGGGGTTTCTCGGCAGCGGCAAATCCACCCTGCTGACCCGGATCCTGCGCGACCCGCGCTTCAGCGACACCGCCGTGGTCGTGAACGAGTTCGGCGAGGTCGGCCTCGACGGCTTTCTGGTCGAGCATTCCGTCGAGCAGACCGTGGAAATGACTTCGGGCTGCCTCTGCTGCACGATCCGGGGCGATGTCCGGGAAACCCTGATGAGCCTGCACCGGCGCCGGCAGGAGGGCCGGATCCCGGCCTTCGAGCGCCTGATCATCGAGACCACGGGGCTCGCCGACCCGGCGCCGGTGATTCACACCCTGATCAGCGAGCCGCGGCTGGCCCGGCGTTACATGCTCGGCGGCATCGTCACCACGGTCGACATCACGACGGCGGAGATGACGCTGGAGAACTTCGAGGAAGGCGTGAAACAGATCGCCGTCGCGGACCGGATCGTGCTGACCAAGACCGACATGGCGAAGGATCCGGCCTCCCGATCGGACCTCGCCGCGCTGCAGGACTGGATCGCGCGGCTCAATCCGGGCGCTCCGGTTCTCGACCGGCACGCGCCGGGTTTCGACCTCCGCCGGCTCTTCGACACCTCGCTCTACGACCCCCGGACCAAGAGCATGGACGTGCAGAAATGGCTGAACGAGGAGGCCTATGCCGCCGGGGAAGGGGCGCCGGGCGCTGCGCACGACCACGAACACCATCACCACGATCATGGGCATCACCACCATGGTCACGACCATCACCACGATCATGGGCATCACCACCATGGCCACGACCATCACCACGATCATGACCATCAGCACGACATCAACCGGCACGGCGCCGATATCGAGGCCTTCAGCCTCGTGCTCGACGAGCCGATCAGCAGTGCCGCCTTCACGCTCGGGCTCGATCTTCTGCTCTCCCGCAAGGGCGCGGATATCCTCCGGGTGAAAGGCATCCTCAATATCCGCGAGCGTCCGGGCACGCCGGTCGTCATCCACGGCGTCCAGCACATCTTCCACGACGCGGTCCAGCTCGACGCCTGGCCCGGCGACGACCGTCGCAGCCGGATCGTCTTCATCACCCGCGGCCTTTCGCGGGACACGGTCGCGACCTTCTTCGACGCGCTGCAGAGCCTGACCCCCGGGACGGACCGGGCGGAGGCGGGACAGGCGGAGGCCGGACAGGCGGAGGCGGGCCGGGCGGGAACGGAGTAG
- a CDS encoding glucosamine inositolphosphorylceramide transferase family protein: MKKLRVGLIIDDIDQEWMISDLIKRSTLSELYSINLLIIQKSFRSEKQSPLNRLMSTFSKRGLKVTIEKSIFKLIELIEFHALKTASGILRNNRIYSIISDSQAKIPISAFDIEKIYVSPDISPNGLTYRYNDDDIEKIKICEPDVLVRGGSGILSGTILDICPFGILSFHHGDNRTFRGTPPGFWEVLQRSPSTGFVIQKLSDELDGGDVIFRGNINTAQTYTLNKARIFKKSNIFLNNILEKTAKSGRLSGSEEKTPFCYPLYKTPDTLSSFQYTFKTLGHIAAKALRKARGYSQRWSVAFQFSGSWNATVMRKATVIDNPAGHFLADPFVVERGGRHFCFVEDFDFRKGKGVISAYQLEPKAHSSLGVALEEDFHLSYPYIFSYGLDLLMCPETHEKNEIRLYRATDFPTGWQFHKTLMSGVSAADTLLFENNGKWWMLTNIDSAEIGDHDSELHIFHADSPESESWIPHSQNPVIFDSRRARNGGLIMQDDTLYRVFQVQGFDTYGESMGVARIDVLNEDEFEETVICRIEPKYLPGLSGTHHMTAAGGVTAFDFAKFESKKS, encoded by the coding sequence ATGAAAAAGCTTCGCGTTGGCCTGATTATAGACGACATAGATCAGGAATGGATGATATCCGATCTAATAAAGAGAAGCACGCTATCTGAATTATATTCCATCAATCTCTTGATAATTCAAAAATCCTTTCGATCAGAAAAACAATCCCCCCTTAATCGATTGATGTCCACATTTTCAAAGCGAGGATTAAAAGTCACGATCGAAAAATCGATATTTAAATTGATCGAGTTGATCGAATTCCACGCACTCAAAACGGCGTCCGGAATACTTCGGAATAATAGAATTTATTCTATTATTTCAGACTCTCAGGCTAAAATTCCGATCTCAGCGTTTGATATCGAAAAAATCTATGTTTCTCCCGACATTTCGCCGAACGGGCTGACGTATCGGTACAACGATGACGACATTGAAAAAATCAAAATCTGCGAACCGGACGTTTTGGTTCGTGGCGGAAGTGGAATACTTTCTGGTACGATACTTGATATTTGTCCATTCGGCATTCTGTCATTTCATCACGGAGACAATAGAACATTTCGCGGGACGCCACCTGGTTTCTGGGAGGTACTCCAAAGAAGTCCTTCAACAGGTTTCGTCATTCAGAAATTGTCTGACGAGCTCGACGGGGGAGACGTGATCTTTAGAGGAAATATAAATACTGCACAGACATACACACTGAATAAGGCGCGAATTTTTAAAAAATCGAACATATTCTTAAATAACATACTCGAGAAAACTGCAAAAAGCGGACGCCTTTCGGGCTCGGAGGAGAAAACTCCGTTTTGTTACCCACTTTACAAGACGCCCGATACCCTCAGTTCTTTCCAGTATACATTCAAAACTCTCGGGCACATAGCCGCGAAAGCTCTGAGAAAAGCTCGCGGATACTCCCAGAGATGGAGCGTAGCCTTTCAGTTTTCGGGAAGCTGGAATGCTACCGTGATGCGAAAGGCCACCGTTATCGATAATCCTGCCGGGCATTTCCTCGCTGACCCATTTGTCGTCGAACGGGGTGGAAGGCATTTCTGTTTTGTCGAGGATTTTGACTTCCGAAAAGGCAAGGGGGTAATTTCCGCCTACCAATTGGAACCGAAGGCACACTCTTCATTGGGAGTTGCCTTGGAAGAGGATTTCCACCTCTCGTACCCGTATATTTTCAGTTACGGCTTGGATCTGTTGATGTGCCCTGAAACCCACGAGAAAAACGAAATCCGGCTTTACCGCGCGACCGATTTTCCCACCGGGTGGCAGTTCCACAAGACACTAATGTCAGGCGTAAGCGCTGCCGATACTCTGCTGTTTGAGAATAATGGCAAATGGTGGATGCTTACCAACATCGACAGCGCGGAAATAGGCGACCATGATTCCGAGTTGCACATTTTCCATGCCGACTCGCCCGAGAGTGAATCGTGGATCCCACACTCCCAAAACCCCGTTATTTTCGATAGCCGTCGCGCTCGAAATGGCGGTCTCATCATGCAGGACGATACCCTTTATCGCGTTTTTCAGGTGCAGGGTTTCGATACCTATGGCGAAAGCATGGGAGTCGCACGCATAGACGTGCTCAACGAAGATGAATTCGAAGAAACGGTAATCTGCCGCATTGAGCCCAAGTATCTCCCGGGCTTGAGCGGCACACACCATATGACCGCTGCGGGCGGCGTGACCGCTTTCGACTTTGCCAAGTTCGAAAGCAAAAAATCTTAA
- a CDS encoding type II toxin-antitoxin system ParD family antitoxin, with protein sequence MIKKSITVTEAQEAWIQSQLATGQYASDSEVVREALREKQARAAEIERIRAALIAGEESGESPRGMAEIRASVQADLKRDGRL encoded by the coding sequence ATGATCAAGAAAAGCATCACCGTCACGGAAGCGCAGGAGGCCTGGATCCAGTCCCAGCTCGCGACCGGCCAGTACGCCTCCGACAGCGAGGTGGTGCGCGAGGCGCTGCGCGAGAAACAGGCGCGGGCCGCCGAGATCGAGCGTATCCGCGCCGCCCTTATCGCCGGCGAGGAAAGCGGCGAGTCTCCGCGAGGCATGGCGGAGATCCGCGCCTCGGTGCAGGCCGACCTGAAACGGGATGGCCGGCTTTAG
- a CDS encoding phytanoyl-CoA dioxygenase family protein, which yields MTKHLSDDTIQEYRTKGATVLRGVFSDWIGTLADGIAYNMEHPAPNVRNYQSEDGGRFFVDYCNWDRVKEYKDFIFNSDAAEIGAELMGSTSVRLFHEHVLVKTPKTGIPTPWHQDLPYYCLDATQTVSIWIPLDEVPRDRTLEFIAGSHLWGKHYRPQRFDGTALNENDGLEELPDIDGHREDYDIVAWELSPGDALAFDYRTVHGAPANLSATAQRRAFSLRLVGEDATFARREGIVTSPPFPEVTLKHGEPLSGPEFPVLI from the coding sequence ATGACCAAGCATCTCTCCGACGACACCATCCAGGAATACCGGACCAAGGGCGCGACCGTGCTCCGCGGCGTCTTTTCCGACTGGATCGGCACCCTCGCCGACGGCATCGCCTACAACATGGAGCATCCGGCGCCGAACGTGCGGAACTACCAGTCCGAGGACGGCGGGCGTTTCTTCGTCGATTACTGCAACTGGGACCGGGTGAAGGAGTACAAGGACTTCATCTTCAACTCGGACGCCGCCGAGATCGGCGCCGAGCTGATGGGCAGCACATCGGTCCGGCTCTTCCACGAGCATGTGCTGGTGAAGACCCCGAAGACCGGCATCCCGACGCCCTGGCACCAGGACCTGCCCTATTACTGCCTCGACGCCACCCAGACCGTCAGCATCTGGATCCCGCTCGACGAGGTGCCGCGCGACCGCACGCTGGAATTCATCGCCGGCTCCCATCTCTGGGGCAAGCATTACCGCCCGCAGCGCTTCGACGGCACCGCGCTCAACGAGAATGACGGGCTGGAGGAGCTGCCGGATATCGACGGCCACCGCGAGGACTACGACATCGTCGCCTGGGAGCTCTCCCCCGGCGACGCGCTCGCCTTCGACTACCGCACCGTGCACGGCGCCCCGGCGAACCTCAGCGCGACGGCCCAGCGCCGCGCCTTCTCGCTCCGCCTCGTCGGCGAGGACGCGACCTTCGCCCGGCGCGAGGGCATCGTCACCTCGCCGCCCTTCCCGGAGGTGACCCTGAAGCACGGCGAACCGCTCAGCGGGCCGGAATTTCCGGTGTTGATTTAG
- a CDS encoding M20/M25/M40 family metallo-hydrolase, protein MDFNALPFDSDAMCAGLRPWIECESPTHDAAAVDRMIDLASYDLAAMGAAIERIPGRMGLGGSVRATFPHGKAGEPGILIAGHMDTVHPVGTLAKLPFRREGGTCWGPGIQDMKGGNYLALEAIRRLAAASIATKLPVTVLFTPDEEIGTPATRELIEATARGQKYVLVPEPARPDGGVVWGRYAIARFNLRTIGTPIHAGVDPRLGRSAVREMARRILEIEEMSTDSCTFSVGCVVSDQRHVNCVPSGCSAEALSMAKRQADLDAGVEKMLALNNPDGDVGFHVARGVTRPVWEPSAADKALFEHAKSLATDLGFEITAHMAGGGSDGNFTGAMGIPTLDSLGPRGAGLHTLNEHIEIESLAERGKLMAGLLATLS, encoded by the coding sequence ATGGACTTCAACGCCCTGCCCTTCGATTCCGACGCCATGTGCGCCGGTCTCCGCCCGTGGATCGAATGCGAGAGCCCGACCCATGATGCCGCCGCGGTCGACCGGATGATCGACCTTGCAAGCTACGACCTCGCGGCGATGGGCGCGGCGATCGAGCGGATTCCGGGGCGCATGGGCCTCGGCGGCTCGGTGCGCGCGACCTTCCCGCATGGAAAAGCGGGCGAGCCGGGCATCCTGATCGCGGGGCACATGGACACGGTGCATCCCGTCGGCACGCTCGCGAAGCTCCCCTTCCGGCGCGAGGGCGGGACATGCTGGGGGCCCGGCATCCAGGACATGAAGGGCGGCAACTACCTCGCGCTCGAGGCGATCCGCCGACTGGCCGCGGCGAGCATCGCAACGAAGCTGCCCGTCACCGTGCTCTTCACGCCGGACGAGGAGATCGGCACGCCCGCGACACGGGAGCTGATCGAGGCGACGGCGCGGGGCCAGAAATACGTCCTCGTCCCCGAGCCGGCCCGCCCCGACGGCGGCGTGGTCTGGGGCCGCTATGCCATCGCGCGCTTCAACCTCCGGACCATCGGCACCCCGATCCATGCGGGCGTCGACCCGCGGCTCGGGCGCTCGGCGGTCCGGGAAATGGCCCGGCGCATCCTCGAGATCGAGGAGATGAGTACCGACAGCTGCACCTTCTCGGTCGGCTGCGTGGTGTCCGACCAGCGTCACGTCAATTGCGTGCCCTCCGGCTGCTCGGCCGAGGCGCTCTCCATGGCGAAACGGCAGGCGGATCTGGATGCGGGCGTCGAGAAGATGCTGGCGCTGAACAATCCGGACGGTGATGTCGGCTTCCATGTCGCGCGCGGCGTCACGCGGCCGGTCTGGGAGCCGAGCGCGGCCGACAAGGCTTTGTTCGAGCATGCGAAAAGCCTCGCTACGGATCTGGGCTTCGAGATCACGGCCCATATGGCGGGCGGCGGCTCGGACGGCAATTTCACCGGGGCGATGGGCATCCCGACCCTCGATAGCCTCGGCCCGCGCGGCGCCGGCCTGCATACGCTGAACGAGCATATCGAGATCGAGAGCCTCGCCGAGCGCGGCAAGCTGATGGCGGGGCTGCTGGCGACACTGAGCTGA
- a CDS encoding class I SAM-dependent methyltransferase — protein MVKTKYLRRHFIEQAVKSFAPEGSVLEVGSGKRWRYFRNSTTLNRDAGAEPDVICDAEAMTFADGVFSNAVCIETLEHTPHPELLVKEVHRVLKPGGRILFTVPFVFEIHDEKDFFRFTEAGLRIVFKDFADLKIVSNGGFFCVIFHFFRLNPAGRILFPILNNLGYFLDWMFGSGRPRITLGYTVTASKQRKA, from the coding sequence TTGGTCAAAACGAAATATCTAAGGCGTCATTTCATCGAGCAAGCGGTCAAATCGTTCGCTCCGGAGGGATCCGTTCTTGAGGTCGGCAGCGGCAAGCGTTGGCGTTATTTCAGGAACAGCACCACCCTGAATAGAGATGCCGGTGCCGAGCCAGATGTGATTTGCGATGCCGAGGCTATGACCTTCGCAGATGGCGTGTTCTCGAACGCCGTGTGCATAGAGACACTTGAACACACGCCGCATCCGGAATTGCTGGTGAAAGAAGTGCACCGCGTCCTCAAGCCAGGAGGGAGAATCTTATTCACCGTTCCGTTTGTCTTTGAAATTCACGATGAAAAGGACTTTTTCCGGTTCACGGAAGCCGGCCTCAGGATCGTTTTCAAGGATTTTGCCGATCTCAAAATCGTATCGAACGGCGGGTTTTTCTGCGTGATTTTTCACTTCTTCCGCCTCAACCCTGCTGGACGCATCCTGTTTCCTATATTGAACAATCTCGGTTATTTCCTTGATTGGATGTTCGGCAGTGGACGCCCCCGCATTACATTGGGTTACACAGTCACCGCAAGCAAGCAACGTAAAGCATAA